A segment of the Branchiostoma floridae strain S238N-H82 chromosome 10, Bfl_VNyyK, whole genome shotgun sequence genome:
ACCGTCATGTGAGGTGCGTCTCAGTGTGTGTCTTGTCGGTCAAAATTAcatttctttgctgcagaatGGTCatactggtcacatttgtaaatttttaaTGTCATGTGCGAGTTTtaatatgtttggataagttaTTAATGTagatttatgtgcagcagaatagtaaCACTGGTCAgatttttttattcctttttaccggtatgagttttcatatgtctCACAAGATCAAacttccgagctgtcctgtacgcacacttcccacacatgtagggcttaccATCGGTATGtgtggctagatgttggtccaaggtGGATTTTCGcgaagcagaatagtcacactggtcgcacttgtagggtttttctcctgtgtgtctTCTCATATGCCGGGATAAGGTAGACTTCCGatctgtcctgtacccacactccccacacatgtagggtttgtcaccagtgtgtgaGGCTAGATGATCATCCAAATGACTTTTCTgtgatgcagaatagtcacactggtcacatttgtagggtttttcaccggtatgaattctcatatgttgggataaatgacacttttgaactgtcctgtacccgcactccccacacatgtaaggcttatcgccagtgtgtttggctagatgtctatccaaaatgtatttatgtgcagcagaatagtcacactggtcacacttgtagggttttcggcctgtatgagttctcaaaTGTTCAGATAAATCAGACGtccgagctgtcctgtatccacactcgcgacacatgtagggtttggcACCAGAGTGTTTGGCtacatgttggtccaaactggattttcgtaaagcagaatagtcacactggtcacacttgtagggtctgtcaccagtatgagttctcatatgtcgggataaatTTGAGTTGTAAGCTGTCCtatacccgcactccccacacatgtagggtttctcaccggtgtgtgcTTCCGGTTGATTGACGAAACTGGTTTTGCTCGCTGTGGGGTGGTCTTTGGTCTTAGTCGCATTCTTGTTGCATAAAACTTCAGGACGATACAGATACCCATCACTGAAATTCTgtggaacagcagtaggagacccattacctgcctctgccatgtccAACCTAATTGAATAGGATATATAAGACAAGAAATAAATCAAGTCAAACTAGATGGTGGCAAGGAATTAAATAATGTTCAATTTCACAACAAGCTATTTACAGTTAGGTGTTGctttattttctcttttttgttgtgtttttgcaatTAAAATGCATACGTTTCCAATATACTACCCACGTTCACTATAAACTGACAGGAAGTGATAAAGATGATACAAATTTATTTCCAACATGGCTTagtattttttcttcctttttctaGCGTCACAAAATTTGCAGCTCGGTCATTTTAGCTTCAGGTCTTTCGAGATTGCATACAGCTCATAACAAAACACTAGTCATCAAATTCAAAGTGGCACCCAGTGGTGTATCTTGAATAGAATTATCGGTCGTCTGTCGAGTAAACTAGCCCAGTTTCAAACCAGGCCTGTTTAGCTTTAAACCAACACATTCATAATCTAGCCCCTCGAGCTCTGTCctgatacttgctacatgtaaccgaAAACCACATGATGCCTGCTGTATatccggttaccatggtgacagtagTTTGGCTAGTTCATTGTTTgttagaagaagaagacgatGAAGTAgaagaaaaggagaaaaaataatgttttcaaaattaacaaaagctcatggaggtatgaggtcgccgaactctagtttattttaATATTATATATAACCATAAACTAAACATATCCGTCTTTAATAGTCCTAAAGTGCACTctagtatacattttttttcacgtCAAAGCCAGTCACCATCAGGCCTAATGAGatccataggccgaaaactgtatcAAAACTGTGTTCTGTTACTTTGTTTTCGTGAGggtaaagatgcccccctccccacccccattttCATTACCCCGCAAACTCTTACATTTCTGCCTAATGCTAGCCCACATACCATAGAAATGGCCGACACATCCTATAGTTCGTTACAACGCAGTCATTGTCTATGtatatctcgttcttacctgcttccagtgttGATAATTCATTAATTGCCGCCACCAAATCCTCCTGCAGGCATCTATCTGGGGCAGCTAGGGTTGAAAGGTGAcatggggtgaaaggtcatttCGTGCCTGCTTCTCTTTATATTGTAGTACGATCCGCCTACACTATTTGGGATGTGCCCTAAATATTAGCCTTCGCCAGTAAGGTTTCATTTTCAGTTATGTCATTGTTGTTTGACTCTATATGTAGGTAAACTCCTATTCCGAAACACAAGAGCTATTTGTATAACATAGCTGCATGGTTGACCTATAAAACAAACCCCATGACAGCCGGTGACCATCTACACAGGCCAGTAATGTGCTAACATAAACTTATACAACCTAATCATTATTTTAGCCAAATGATGCATttcttataaaaaaaacaacaatgaaacTATGTTCATCGTCATTTGACCTACTACCAGCCATGTTATAATTATCGGTCAAAGTGCTTTCAGGTGTGTGGAGTTACGATGCAATATAAACATGGGCGACGTTCAAAGTACTGGATATTTGTTACAACATATtttgaagcaaaacaaaatcacGATGGAAGAGCAAAAAAAGCAGGATTGAGCTCTTCCTGGGCGGTTGTTCAAGAGAGCACCGCCATGAGTGGAACACAGTTTTAGGTATGATATAGCCATGAAAATCTACTAACATAGTTATAAGTCACATTCAGCTCAACCACAAACACATCAGTACCGCTCATTCATGTCATGTGTGGATTTAATTGTCAGTGTCAAAATTTGTTAGTGTCCAAAGGTTTCAAAACTGGCATGTATGGAGCGGACTGATCCTCACACTATTAAAACAACATCTTTCTCACCGCAGTCACCCCTCATTAAGACAACAAGAGTCGCAAAGTGCCCattgacattttattttattcagaCGGTCACACAGACCGGTTTCATCAAAGGCAATGTGGCTTTTTCAGTGGTCCGGGCTCACATGAGCACAGTCTAAAAACTTTGGAGAACAGAACCTAATAATTGTAAGAATAAGGAGCTGATACTTTTACATCAATAAATGGCAGCAGTTTTTGGTGTCGCGTTGGTCTCGTTTACtacaaaaaaaggaagtttGCCTGTTGTGAAAACAGGGAAGTTACGTGTTATCTGTAATGAACTTTAGCTTACATTTTACGCTCCAGAAACacgcttcttcagtggtccaggctaaCATGAACACAGTCTACAAACATTGAAGGGACAGCAAGAAAATCTCTATAGCTTCGATCAGGCTTGTTGCAAAGGAAATTCTACCAATAGATATCAGCAGTTCTGGCATTGTGCTTTTTCCGTCtgtttacaacaacaaaggGAAGTGAGATTACGTATCAATACTATTTGGCTTACTGAAGCTGTGCTTACATTTTTTGTCCTGTCTTTTCAGCATTTTGTACTTAACGCTCCAGAAACAGGCAATAGATTTGATGCAGCCCAACTAGAAGCTTTTCACTTTCtagcatgttttctttgtttaaacaATGGAAATGTGCATATCTTactaaatattcatttttttctgtatgacAACTATAGTGTGTCTAGCACTGCACAGTGAGTgatccattgctttggtgccctttttttcttctattagtTTTTTACTCGACAAACTTGATAAACGTATTCAGAAAACAACGTGCTGATTTGACCTGATGCTATAACTCCAGGCTCACGTTTAGCTGGTTAGCTTGACGGCGGATGgtcggagagccgctgtacGTGGTGGTGATGGTTCCGCCTGTCACctatggacgtcctggaaaaaaattggcagggaTGAGATGTGGAGTGATGTGTCTATAACAAGAGCAATACTAACGAGCCATACTAACTAGAGtacatccataaaattaaattATGCATGAAATGTCCATCTTCAACCCTTTTTTgtttgaattatgcaaatcagtccttcatttgcatgtttgatattttcatattatggatatttcatggaggttacgATGGCATAATACACTTCCTCTAATGGATACAGAGCTGCGGTATGGTTGCTAGACTGAAAGGTTTCAGGAAAACGATACGGATATAAGCctacctggaacagcctggcatatgaagtaAAACTGCCCGTCGCATGAGGTGTCATTCCACTTGTCTTTCCAGTTTCCGGAGTAACAAACGCAATCTTGGTTGCCCAAGTTGTCTGGTTGTCCCGGAGCCCAGGAGCCGTACGTctcaagtgcagaaccatccacccactcatagcttccctcttcgcgctgatcgtgcaggccgaaccagaaggcgCCATCTTCGAAAACGGAATTGTGCAGAGAGATCAGAAAAGCGTTGGTCTCTGCGTCTCTGGgtatggcgagggtgccgccgtctttaccacaggccgcggccgcatcgctgaaggtcttcACTGTgctgaaggccttgtagcagattccacggaactctGCGTAACCTTCAGGACAAGACACTGCAACAaaaaggatatatatatatatttatacatatttcatacatgtaaaattaccATTTATTGTGCAACATTCTATATACGTACGATACTTGGTTCTTAGAGACATTAATTAATAAACTATGTTAAATACATGATACAACGTCAAAAAATTCAATCAGATGTCAAGAAACTCAAAATCAGCCAAAATTTTGATGAGGATATTGACTGTGGTTGTGAATACAGGCTCTATTTATTGATGCAAATCATCCTACAGCCATATGAACAATTGATGAAGAAACTGATATCGTGTAATGGAATAATGATAGTCAGCGCCCCAAATTTTGCCCTTCCATTCTTCTGATATTGCTAAATACACAATTAGAAATAGTGCACATGGCAACTAACGCTGCGTCTTactcatctcgtgaagacgctgctccaaggcggtaATTCGGCTGCGCTCCTTGTGCAGgtctcgcttcaaggcgtcagcAGTGGTAGACAATTCGTCTTGGTTGCCCTTCAATGCGTCAACAgaggtggacatgtcgtcttggtcgcgcttcaagacGTCAATAGTGGTGGACAtttcgtcttggttgcgcttcaaggcgtcaacagtggtgcaTATGttgtcttggttgcgcttcaatgCGTCagcagtggtggacagttgagttATTTTCTAAAGACGAAAGTCAGATTATCATAGCACAtaagcagaaaaaaaatcaaagggaAAACAGTAGTATCCATCTTCGTAATTCCTAAGCAAGAACAGCATGCACAATgtaacaatgtttaaaaaaaggtttgtgGCACCAGAGTGTTTACCTCCTTATTCATGAAAGTCAGGGGGGTCAATCCCACAACAAGCAGGCTAAGCAGCACGGCAATACCAGCGGCCATGTAGCTGAGGTGGGAGCGGATGTAACTACAGCAAGCAGGTTGGCCacttgcaccacccggatatgTGCGGTCTatgagaaatacatttttgtctcAGTTTCACAGTGGTAAAATAAGTAATGGGAAGTAAGTCATTATTCGCCATCTCTATATGATATTGCGTCTTCTTATTGTCGAAAtgccaaggtacatgtatttctaaaaaaaggCAAGTCACAAAACCGacggctacctgcagacgtgtacgtgGCATAACGTTTCaccgcctcggcttcttcgtacgtgtctgtacactacaaaaaatgaattttcttatctttcttgtttttctcgAACAAAGAAAACTGACCTTTCTGTAAGAATAATATTCTGTATGCAAGAAtccctgttttgagaaaattcaagaaacccaTATTTTTCTCGtgctaagaatttttttcttatcgtCAATGGATCAAAACTTCTAGAATAGTTTTCTTGTGGTCAGAATCTATTTCTAATACATGCATGCTGAAGAATtaatttcttacatcaagaatgTTTAATTCTTAATCATTGAGTTTCTTGTTCCAGGAAAACCTTTCTGTCTCTAAGGCTGTATTTCTTACACCAGAAACGATtttcttgcatgaagattgaggtTCTTGTATGAGGAATTACTTTCTGTCTCCAAGAGTGATTTTCTTATATCTAGTACAACAAGAATCGCtttcttgcatgaagattgaggtTTTTGTGCTTGCAATATCATTCTGTGTTTCAGACTAAAATTTCTGCAACTACAAATCTAGAATCATTTTTCTACACTAAGATTAACATTCTTTatataaacaaacaactcaatgtTGACACTTTGACAGTTATGTCAGTATACATGCCAATCATATCTATAATCATCAATATGGTTCATACAAGTTTTATGGTGTTTCCCTCTATTACTCATTCAAAAGATTTCATAAACCAACCATTTTGTATCTAAACTTGCTTACTGACATTGACTTTTCCTGATAGAGTACCGTGCAGCCAACTATAACTAATTGTCCTTATAAAACAATGGTTTTATAGAGCTAATAGAGCTACAATGTTGTCACTGTTGTAATTAAAATGAAGACTTCTTCTTGTTAAAGgcttttccaaagttgagatgGGAACATCCTCTTTGTAGCAGCAGGTTACTGAGCCtagaacaacacacaaagacCATGAATGATCATCAATCCttatatcgcccccctccccctgtaaaGGCCAACATCTCTATACACAAACATTTCGTTCCTTGCGAATATTATAGTCAATTCTTAGTATTGTGCAGAATCTTATGCACTTTACTTACATATTCTGTAATTACTGTTTGGATTTATGATATATATCTACAGAAATAGTAGCTTTGGAAAACGTATTCCAAGTAAGATGGCTAACATAcctgatgggggaggggggcatccggCTTGGCCTTGGCTTCGGTAGCATTTTGGAACTCTAAAAAAGCTAGCCACGTTGTATGCAAGGTCCCACATGATGCAGAAAACTGTCTTTACGAAACACAACATATTGGTTCCCTGTTAATGTAAGAACTAATGGACATCTGAGGCAAAAAAACTACAGAGCTGGAGCACTGTGACTTGCAACTGTCACTCCCGGTTTAAacgaacttgaacttgaatttcttttgctttatataataaaacaagtcaagatatagaactgtaccaaattttagtcCAGACAtacaagcggttgctgagatattgCCAACTTCGTACTTCGGCACCCAGCACAAGGGCAGGTCCCGTACAAGGCCAATCTGAGGGAGCTGTCAGGGGTCCCGTTCTCCCGACAAATGTACAATTCCGGTTGGGTTTCTGTTCTAAAAGAAGTTCCAAGGTGCATATTCTAACTTTCTGAATCATTTAGGGTTAGCATGCGGCTTCGTTGcgacagaaaaggggggggggggggaacgaGGTTCCGGCCAATGGCAATTCCACGCtgagtcccatagttaagcatagggcgGGGCCATAgtgacgttgccatggcaacggcggtTCTGACGCTGTAAAACTGGCACGTTTTGAAGTGAGCCGACGTCAATAGTCAATATGCCATGTGATTTTGGTCGAATACAACTTTGCTTGCAATTCCAGGCCANNNNNNNNNNNNNNNNNNNNNNNNNNNNNNNNNNNNNNNNNNNNNNNNNNNNNNNNNNNNNNNNNNNNNNNNNNNNNNNNNNNNNNNNNNNNNNNNNNNNNNNNNNNNNNNNNNNNNNNNNNNNNNNNNNNNNNNNNNNNNNNNNNNNNNNNNNNNNNNNNNNNNNNNNNNNNNNNNNNNNNNNNNNNNNNNNNNNNNNNNNNNNNNNNNNNNNNNNNNNNNNNNNNNNNNNNNNNNNNNNNNNNNNNNNNNNNNNNNNNNNNNNNNNNNNNNNNNNNNNNNNNNNNNNNNNNNNNNNNNNNNNNNNNNNNNNNNNNNNNNNNNNNNNNNNNNNNNNNNNNNNNNNNNNNNNNNNNNNNNNNNNNNNNNNNNNNNNNNNNNNNNNNNNNNNNNNNNNNNNNNNNNNNNNNNNNNNNNNNNNNNNNNNNNNNNNNNNNNNNNNNNNNNNNNNNNNNNNNNNNNNNNNNNNNNNNNNNNNNNNNNNNNNNNNNNNNNNNNNNNNNNNNNNNNNNNNNNNNNNNNNNNNNNNNNNNNNNNNNNNNNNNNNNNNNNNNNNNNNNNNNNNNNNNNNNNNNNNNNNNNNNNNNNNNNNNNNNNNNNNNNNNNNNNNNNNNNNNNNNNNNNNNNNNNNNNNNNNNNNNNNNNNNNNNNNNNNNNNNNNNNNNNNNNNNNNNNNNNNNNNNNNNNNNNNNNNNNNNNNNNNNNNNNNNNNNNNNNNNNGAATTTTTGTAAAGACCTCTgttaaatggggtcatgcggggtcatgcggaactgcagccgactcacaggggcaggcagctgcaaaggtcacgcgcatttatacaccaaatggataaacatcaaaaccttacacataccacctgaaagtcgacttcttgtactaccatatagcaaagctcatcccccaCTGTCGTTCAcgttacggtgtttacaggcgcttccagatttcggccgcactacttttttgcccctacgtaatagaccacggg
Coding sequences within it:
- the LOC118425180 gene encoding zinc finger protein 525-like, coding for MAEAGNGSPTAVPQNFSDGYLYRPEVLCNKNATKTKDHPTASKTSFVNQPEAHTGEKPYMCGECGYRTAYNSNLSRHMRTHTGDRPYKCDQCDYSALRKSSLDQHVAKHSGAKPYMCRECGYRTARTSDLSEHLRTHTGRKPYKCDQCDYSAAHKYILDRHLAKHTGDKPYMCGECGYRTVQKCHLSQHMRIHTGEKPYKCDQCDYSASQKSHLDDHLASHTGDKPYMCGECGYRTDRKSTLSRHMRRHTGEKPYKCDQCDYSASRKSTLDQHLATHTDGKPYMCGKCAYRTARKFDLVRHMKTHTGKKE